A section of the Tamandua tetradactyla isolate mTamTet1 chromosome 4, mTamTet1.pri, whole genome shotgun sequence genome encodes:
- the SLAMF9 gene encoding SLAM family member 9 produces the protein MGALAWLFLLLLLQEAKGDSGDGVDPEEVVAVLQESIILPLEILSDEEVGSIIWSSHIRLATVVPEKEGNAANIMVTNTRYQGRVNFLSPSYSLQINNLSWEDSGPYQAQVNLRTTQISTMQHYNLRVYRRLSEPRVTVNFEISGEDACNISLACSMEKAGMDETYRWISSGDSSDATHEGPILSTSWRPGDNALSYTCKASNPVSSASSRPIPVGPFCTDPSFPSEKASFPFCLLIKMLLFLLLLVILAVGLWIIRVQTRCKMPKMKKLRRNRMKLRKKGKPGPSPA, from the exons ATGGGAGCCCTGGCTTGGCTGTTTCTTCTCCTGCTGCTCCAGGAAG CCAAAGGGGATTCTGGGGATGGTGTGGATCCTGAGGAAGTGGTTGCAGTCCTTCAAGAGTCCATCATCCTCCCCCTGGAAATACTGTCAGATGAAGAGGTTGGGAGCATCATCTGGTCCTCCCACATAAGGCTTGCCACTGTGGTgccagagaaagagggaaatgcaGCTAATATTATGGTAACCAACACTCGCTACCAGGGCCGTGTGAACTTTCTGAGTCCCAGCTACTCCCTGCAGATCAACAATTTGAGCTGGGAGGACTCAGGGCCTTACCAAGCCCAAGTCAACCTGAGGACAACCCAAATCTCTACCATGCAGCATTACAATCTACGTGTCTACA GACGGCTGTCAGAGCCCCGAGTCACTGTGAACTTTGAGATCTCTGGGGAAGATGCCTGCAACATATCTCTAGCATGCTCTATGGAGAAGGCAGGCATGGATGAGACCTACCGCTGGATATCCTCGGGGGACAGCAGTGATGCAACCCATGAAGGCCCTATCCTCAGCACATCCTGGAGGCCTGGGGACAATGCCCTCTCCTACACCTGCAAGGCCAGCAACCCTGTCAGCAGTGCCAGCTCCCGCCCCATCCCAGTGGGGCCCTTCTGCACAG atCCTAGCTTCCCATCTGAGAAAGCATCATTTCCCTTCTGCCTCCTGATCAAGATGTTGCTCTTCCTCTTGCTTTTGGTAATTCTGGCTGTGGGACTTTGGATCATCCGAGTTCAGACAAGATGCaaaatgccaaagatgaagaaACTCAGAAGAAACAGAATGAAACTGAGGAAGAAGGGGAAGCCTGGTCCCAGCCCAGCCTGA